From a region of the Paenibacillus segetis genome:
- a CDS encoding DnaD domain-containing protein, translated as MAMTEGWKVWAKGISFGMEVGMVNLPYALLSHYRKLRLSDTEAMLLIQLLAYQQVEHNDFPSIDELEQRMGTSTGTVSSIIRRLMKDGWITIDEDNDETTGIHSERYNLSGMYDRLGQCIAEERAAARQHAKDRVVSVQQQEEQERNLFVIFEKEFARPLSPMECETISGWLDQDGYPEELILLSLKEAVFAGKVHFRYIDRILLEWSRNRVQTAEDAKAYAQKFRGRS; from the coding sequence ATGGCTATGACAGAAGGCTGGAAAGTTTGGGCTAAAGGAATCTCATTTGGGATGGAAGTTGGTATGGTGAATCTTCCATACGCTCTTCTTTCCCATTATCGTAAGCTTCGACTGAGTGATACAGAAGCAATGCTCCTCATACAACTGCTGGCTTACCAGCAAGTAGAGCATAATGATTTTCCATCTATAGATGAGCTAGAACAGCGGATGGGGACATCCACTGGAACGGTATCTTCGATTATCAGGCGTCTGATGAAAGATGGATGGATTACCATTGACGAGGATAACGATGAGACAACGGGTATTCATTCTGAGCGATATAACTTGTCAGGGATGTATGATCGGCTCGGCCAATGTATTGCTGAAGAACGGGCTGCTGCAAGGCAACATGCAAAAGACCGAGTAGTTTCAGTACAACAGCAGGAAGAGCAAGAGCGAAACCTATTCGTCATTTTCGAAAAAGAGTTTGCTCGTCCGTTATCGCCGATGGAGTGTGAAACGATCTCCGGTTGGCTGGATCAAGATGGCTACCCGGAAGAGTTGATTCTACTATCGCTGAAGGAAGCCGTCTTTGCTGGAAAGGTACATTTTCGGTATATTGATCGCATTCTTTTGGAATGGAGCCGTAACCGAGTACAAACTGCTGAGGATGCTAAAGCATACGCGCAGAAATTTCGTGGTCGATCATAA
- the asnS gene encoding asparagine--tRNA ligase: MAIKTVIRQVNEHVGETVVIGSWLNNKRSSGKIQFLQLRDGTGYIQAVVVKSEVSEETWERAKSLTQESSMYVTGIIREEPRSASGFEMTVTDLEIIHLTENYPITPKEHGVDFLMDHRHLWLRSAKQRAVLVIRAEIIRAVQKFFDQNGFTLVDPPILTPTSAEGTTNLFHTKYFEEDAYLTQSGQLYMEAAAMALGKVYSFGPTFRAEKSKTRRHLIEFWMIEPEMAFVDHEESLKVQEQFIEFVVQSVVTNCRAELEAVGRDISKLENIKAPFPRITYDEAIEFLNSKDFEIAWGEDFGAPHETAIAESYDKPVFITHYPAGFKAFYMKPDPNRPEVVLCADMIAPEGYGEIIGGSQRIDDLELMESRFKEHDLSPEAYQWYMDLRKYGSVPHSGFGLGLERTVAWICGLDHVRETIPFPRTLYRLYP, from the coding sequence ATGGCGATCAAAACTGTGATCCGTCAGGTTAACGAGCATGTCGGGGAGACTGTCGTTATCGGAAGTTGGTTGAATAATAAACGTTCCAGTGGAAAGATTCAGTTCCTACAACTTCGGGATGGAACTGGGTATATTCAAGCCGTCGTAGTGAAGAGCGAAGTGTCGGAAGAGACTTGGGAACGCGCTAAGAGTTTGACACAGGAATCTTCAATGTATGTTACCGGTATTATTCGTGAAGAACCGCGAAGTGCTTCTGGCTTCGAGATGACGGTAACCGATTTGGAAATTATTCATTTGACTGAGAACTATCCGATTACCCCGAAGGAACACGGCGTAGATTTCTTGATGGATCACCGTCATTTGTGGCTTCGTTCAGCGAAGCAACGGGCTGTTCTAGTTATTCGTGCGGAAATCATCCGCGCTGTGCAGAAGTTCTTCGATCAAAATGGATTTACATTGGTGGATCCGCCGATCTTGACACCTACATCAGCAGAAGGAACTACGAATCTGTTCCACACGAAATATTTCGAAGAGGATGCTTATCTAACCCAAAGTGGTCAGCTCTATATGGAAGCTGCAGCAATGGCACTTGGTAAGGTGTACTCCTTTGGCCCGACGTTCCGTGCGGAGAAATCGAAGACACGTCGTCACCTTATCGAATTCTGGATGATCGAACCGGAGATGGCTTTTGTTGATCATGAAGAAAGTTTGAAGGTTCAGGAGCAGTTTATCGAGTTCGTTGTGCAATCGGTAGTAACCAATTGCCGTGCTGAGCTGGAAGCTGTTGGACGGGATATCTCCAAGCTGGAGAACATCAAGGCTCCTTTCCCTCGGATCACCTACGATGAAGCTATTGAGTTTCTGAACAGTAAAGATTTCGAAATTGCCTGGGGTGAAGATTTTGGTGCACCTCACGAAACAGCGATTGCCGAAAGCTATGATAAGCCCGTATTTATTACACATTATCCTGCCGGATTTAAGGCTTTCTACATGAAGCCTGATCCAAATCGTCCGGAAGTCGTTCTTTGTGCGGATATGATTGCTCCTGAAGGTTATGGAGAAATCATCGGAGGATCTCAGCGGATCGATGATCTTGAACTGATGGAGTCACGGTTCAAGGAGCATGATCTTTCTCCAGAGGCATATCAATGGTACATGGATCTACGTAAATACGGTTCGGTACCGCACTCTGGCTTTGGTCTAGGGCTTGAACGTACTGTGGCTTGGATTTGTGGATTGGATCACGTTCGGGAGACCATTCCGTTCCCTCGTACGTTGTATCGTCTTTATCCATAA
- a CDS encoding acetate/propionate family kinase: MKVLVINSGSSSLKYQLYDMTDESVLAKGLVERIGMDSSILNHKPTGKEEVTEVSEILEHNTAIRKVLDMLTDPEHGVIESIGEIQAVGHRVVHGGEAFNGSVLVTGDVKSEIRRLFDLAPLHNPPAVMGITAAEKNMPGVPQVVAFDTAFHQTMEEKVYLYPIPKVLYKKHHVRRYGAHGTSHEYVSKTAAEYLDRPIEDLKIITCHIGNGGSLTAVKGGKSYDTSMGLTPLEGLMMGTRSGDLDPAVVTFVMNKEELSISEVNSMLNKHSGLLAISGSSSDMRDITDGMEAGEPNETLAFEMYEYRLRKYIGSYAAAMDGVDVIVFTAGIGENSAIVREKVCQNLTYLGVEIDKELNKVRSGDPRRISTPNSKVEVLVIPTNEELVIARDTHRIVLENK, encoded by the coding sequence ATGAAAGTATTAGTAATCAACTCAGGGAGCTCATCCCTTAAATATCAACTGTATGACATGACGGACGAATCCGTTTTGGCTAAAGGACTTGTAGAACGTATCGGAATGGACTCCTCCATTCTGAATCATAAGCCTACAGGCAAAGAAGAAGTAACAGAAGTTAGTGAAATTTTGGAGCATAACACAGCGATACGTAAGGTGCTTGATATGCTTACAGATCCAGAACACGGCGTCATTGAGTCTATAGGGGAAATTCAAGCTGTAGGCCACCGTGTAGTACATGGCGGTGAAGCATTTAATGGCTCCGTGCTTGTAACTGGTGATGTGAAATCCGAAATTCGTCGTCTCTTCGACTTGGCACCTTTGCACAATCCACCAGCAGTAATGGGGATTACCGCTGCAGAGAAGAATATGCCAGGCGTACCTCAAGTGGTTGCATTTGATACGGCGTTCCATCAAACGATGGAGGAAAAAGTATATTTGTATCCAATTCCGAAGGTATTGTATAAGAAACATCATGTTCGTCGCTACGGTGCACATGGTACATCCCATGAGTATGTAAGTAAGACGGCTGCAGAATATCTAGATCGTCCAATCGAGGACTTGAAGATCATTACATGTCATATTGGTAATGGTGGTAGTTTGACGGCTGTCAAAGGCGGTAAATCTTATGATACATCCATGGGACTAACTCCACTTGAAGGACTTATGATGGGAACGCGTAGTGGTGACTTAGATCCAGCTGTTGTTACCTTTGTCATGAACAAAGAGGAGCTTTCCATTAGCGAAGTTAATTCGATGTTGAACAAACATAGTGGATTGCTAGCTATTTCAGGCTCAAGTAGTGATATGCGTGATATTACGGACGGAATGGAAGCTGGCGAACCTAATGAGACGCTTGCTTTTGAAATGTACGAATATCGTCTGCGTAAATACATCGGTTCTTATGCTGCGGCAATGGACGGTGTAGATGTCATTGTCTTTACAGCAGGTATCGGTGAAAACTCAGCAATCGTTCGTGAAAAAGTATGTCAGAACTTGACATATCTTGGTGTAGAGATCGACAAAGAACTTAATAAAGTTCGTTCCGGGGATCCTCGCCGAATTTCAACACCGAATTCCAAGGTAGAAGTGCTTGTTATTCCTACGAACGAAGAATTGGTTATCGCTCGCGATACACATCGCATCGTACTCGAAAACAAATAA
- a CDS encoding 3-hydroxyacyl-CoA dehydrogenase family protein: MNFKRIGVIGGGTMGQGISEMLAAKGLDVLLVEETPEKLNYAYSMIEMSLDKQLEKWAITKAEKKLILSKIHKVTHFAELGTCDMVIETISEDLDAKKEVFKQLDQVCPSNILLASNTSTLSLTEIAGSTMYPERVIGMHFIYPVSRINLVEIIRGLKTSEATFEETKHFVEEVVDKRGIMVYESPGFVTSRIICTMINEALHVLGEGVATAQDIDDAMRIGYQFQYGPLEMADRFGLDSVLAALERMFREFGELKYRPSFVLKKMVRAGHLGVKTGEGFFKYDKDGDRI, encoded by the coding sequence ATGAACTTCAAAAGAATAGGTGTCATTGGTGGCGGAACGATGGGCCAAGGCATCAGCGAAATGTTGGCGGCAAAAGGCCTGGATGTTCTACTTGTAGAAGAAACTCCTGAAAAGTTAAACTATGCTTACAGCATGATCGAAATGAGTTTAGATAAGCAACTCGAGAAATGGGCAATTACTAAGGCGGAGAAGAAACTTATATTATCCAAAATCCATAAAGTTACTCATTTTGCCGAACTTGGTACCTGCGATATGGTCATCGAGACCATTTCGGAAGATTTGGATGCAAAAAAAGAGGTATTCAAGCAGCTTGATCAAGTATGCCCAAGCAACATTCTGCTTGCCAGCAATACATCAACACTTAGCTTGACAGAAATTGCCGGATCCACCATGTACCCAGAACGTGTTATTGGTATGCATTTTATTTATCCAGTATCTCGCATCAACCTTGTAGAAATTATTCGTGGATTGAAGACATCTGAAGCTACATTCGAAGAAACTAAACATTTCGTAGAAGAAGTTGTCGATAAACGCGGAATCATGGTATATGAATCCCCTGGTTTTGTTACTTCGCGGATCATTTGTACAATGATCAACGAAGCGCTTCATGTGCTTGGTGAAGGTGTTGCGACGGCGCAAGATATCGATGATGCTATGCGCATTGGGTATCAGTTCCAATATGGACCGTTAGAGATGGCTGACCGTTTTGGTCTGGACTCTGTACTCGCTGCTCTTGAGCGTATGTTCCGTGAGTTCGGTGAATTGAAATACCGTCCTTCTTTTGTGTTGAAGAAAATGGTTCGCGCTGGTCATCTAGGTGTTAAAACTGGCGAAGGATTTTTCAAATACGACAAGGATGGTGACCGGATATGA
- a CDS encoding AAA family ATPase, with protein sequence MRKWMLEVAIGFVPVLLIFMAYIGVNILPIVFVLALLAALFVLTKLRGGIAVGALQGRNRKKKVIDKLTFEEIGGQESAKQELKEALDFLVRHDEIKNFGIRPLKGILLTGPPGTGKTLLAKAAAQYTNSVFVAASGSEFVEMYVGVGAGRIRDLFKDARTRATKENKESAVIFIDEIDVIGGKREGGQQREYDQTLNQLLTEMDGMYSSEAPRILLIAATNRKEMLDSALLRPGRFDRHIQVDLPDKKGRRHILELHAKNKPLEDNINLDKVAEESYGFSGAQLESVMNEAAIYAMRDEQNKIAQRHMSMAIDKVMLGEKTDRESTIEEKKRVAIHELGHAVAAEVVAPGSVNQVVLSPRGRALGYVRHNPQEEKYLYTKAYLEGQIMIALAGAAAEEIYYGGRSTGSSNDFEQALNMVRTMMTSGLTSLGIVNMDMVTTEVLMNENAKILDDLSARTKQLLLDHSAAFDKSLDILLREERLSGEQFRCQFRDSTTLPA encoded by the coding sequence ATGCGTAAATGGATGCTTGAAGTTGCTATTGGATTTGTGCCCGTGCTACTGATTTTTATGGCTTATATTGGAGTAAACATTCTACCGATTGTTTTTGTTCTTGCTTTGCTTGCAGCATTATTTGTATTGACTAAGCTCCGTGGCGGGATTGCGGTTGGGGCTTTACAAGGCCGTAATCGCAAGAAAAAGGTGATTGACAAGCTAACATTCGAAGAAATCGGTGGACAGGAGAGCGCCAAGCAAGAGCTTAAGGAAGCACTTGATTTCTTAGTACGTCATGACGAGATCAAGAATTTTGGCATCCGACCTTTAAAAGGCATTCTACTGACCGGTCCTCCAGGGACAGGGAAAACGTTATTAGCAAAAGCCGCTGCGCAATATACGAATTCAGTGTTTGTTGCGGCTTCTGGTAGTGAATTTGTTGAAATGTACGTCGGCGTCGGTGCGGGTCGCATTCGTGACCTATTTAAGGATGCTAGGACGCGTGCTACCAAAGAGAATAAGGAAAGCGCAGTTATATTTATTGATGAAATCGATGTGATCGGTGGGAAAAGAGAAGGTGGCCAGCAGCGGGAGTATGATCAAACGCTCAACCAATTGTTGACCGAGATGGATGGTATGTATTCATCGGAAGCACCTCGAATTTTGCTTATTGCTGCAACGAACCGTAAAGAAATGCTGGATAGTGCTCTATTACGTCCGGGACGATTTGATCGACATATTCAAGTTGATCTTCCTGATAAAAAAGGACGGCGTCACATTCTGGAGCTTCATGCGAAGAATAAACCGCTGGAAGACAATATTAATCTAGATAAGGTTGCTGAGGAATCCTACGGCTTCTCAGGTGCTCAGCTGGAGAGCGTAATGAATGAAGCAGCCATCTATGCCATGCGTGATGAGCAGAATAAGATTGCACAGCGCCATATGTCGATGGCAATCGACAAAGTTATGCTGGGTGAGAAGACAGATCGTGAATCGACGATTGAAGAGAAAAAACGTGTGGCGATTCATGAATTGGGACATGCTGTTGCTGCTGAGGTTGTAGCGCCGGGCAGTGTGAATCAAGTTGTCCTGAGTCCACGCGGAAGAGCGCTAGGATATGTACGGCATAATCCCCAGGAAGAGAAGTACCTTTATACGAAAGCTTATTTGGAAGGGCAAATCATGATTGCATTGGCAGGTGCAGCAGCTGAAGAAATTTATTATGGAGGCCGCAGTACGGGCTCGAGTAATGATTTCGAGCAGGCGTTGAACATGGTTCGCACGATGATGACTTCAGGATTGACCTCTCTAGGCATCGTCAACATGGACATGGTTACTACGGAAGTATTAATGAATGAGAATGCGAAGATCTTAGACGACTTGTCTGCCAGAACGAAACAACTCTTATTAGATCATTCTGCGGCCTTTGATAAATCACTTGACATCCTTCTTCGAGAAGAACGACTCTCTGGGGAACAATTTCGATGTCAATTTCGTGACAGTACAACTTTACCGGCATAA
- a CDS encoding cell wall elongation regulator TseB-like domain-containing protein, translating into MKKRTKWILLSVLTLLLVLFGLHRFYIFIQQDLWNGEKAAVVRAEQETGIKDVDKIWKSVWDEVCWVVKGKDESGQDVMVWLQEGKEARVSPVSEGTTEAQITKIIHERFPTIDIVRLVPGIYDTKLVWQLFYKEKAHHYYRFYDFNSGEPLSEVFTLPNR; encoded by the coding sequence GTGAAGAAGAGAACCAAATGGATACTGCTCTCTGTCCTGACCCTGCTGCTCGTGCTCTTTGGGCTTCATCGCTTCTACATTTTTATCCAGCAGGATTTATGGAATGGTGAGAAGGCTGCAGTTGTGCGAGCAGAGCAGGAAACCGGTATAAAAGATGTAGATAAAATATGGAAATCGGTTTGGGATGAAGTGTGCTGGGTCGTCAAGGGTAAAGACGAATCTGGACAGGATGTAATGGTCTGGCTGCAAGAAGGGAAAGAAGCACGCGTGTCACCAGTCTCTGAGGGAACTACAGAGGCTCAGATCACTAAGATAATTCATGAACGCTTCCCTACCATCGATATTGTTAGATTAGTTCCGGGTATTTACGACACTAAATTAGTGTGGCAACTTTTCTATAAAGAGAAGGCGCATCACTATTATCGTTTCTACGATTTTAATAGCGGAGAACCGCTATCGGAAGTGTTTACACTGCCGAATCGATAA
- a CDS encoding amidohydrolase, which translates to MSHKLLIKDGTFAVMNDACPVLHGYMLIEDDLITYIGEKLPEGTEGAEIFDGKGLLFLPGLVNTHGHAAMSLLRGYGDDLALQVWLQDKMWPMEAKFTGSDVYWGTSLSVLEMLKGGTTTFLDMYDQMDQVAKVVEESGIRAVLMRGAIGLCPEDVQRQKLAEAVSFAKDWHGKADGRITTMISPHSPYTCPPNFFEKFVQASHDLNLPIHTHMSETKAEVEQNVIDFGVRPVQHLLNMGMFSRPSLVAHGVHLTDEEIEILSAHQVGVSHNPGSNLKLASGIARVPELLKAGVTVSLGTDGAASNNNLDMFEEIRLAALIHKGVSGDPTAIPALEALKLGTEYGAKSVFLNDTGKLVQGMKADFIALNTEQAHFLPRTDFISHAVYSAGAKDVEHVWVNGQQVIKHGAALTIDEEKVRYEAQAAFEGLLSR; encoded by the coding sequence ATGAGTCATAAATTATTGATCAAGGACGGGACATTTGCGGTCATGAATGATGCTTGCCCTGTGCTTCATGGTTATATGTTGATAGAAGACGATTTGATTACCTATATCGGTGAAAAATTGCCTGAGGGAACTGAAGGCGCAGAGATCTTTGATGGGAAGGGGCTTTTATTTCTTCCAGGTTTGGTTAACACGCACGGTCATGCGGCGATGTCGTTACTTCGTGGGTATGGGGATGATTTAGCCCTTCAAGTGTGGCTTCAAGATAAAATGTGGCCAATGGAAGCCAAATTTACCGGTAGTGATGTCTATTGGGGAACCTCTTTGTCCGTGCTAGAAATGCTCAAAGGTGGAACAACGACCTTTCTAGATATGTACGACCAAATGGACCAAGTAGCTAAAGTAGTGGAAGAGTCAGGTATTCGTGCCGTTCTGATGCGCGGAGCAATTGGGCTGTGCCCAGAGGATGTGCAACGTCAAAAGCTAGCAGAAGCTGTGAGTTTTGCGAAAGACTGGCACGGCAAAGCTGACGGACGAATCACAACTATGATCTCACCGCATTCGCCGTATACTTGTCCTCCTAATTTCTTCGAAAAGTTTGTACAGGCTTCTCATGACTTAAATTTGCCGATACATACTCATATGTCGGAGACTAAGGCTGAAGTTGAGCAGAACGTAATAGATTTTGGTGTACGTCCAGTTCAGCATTTGCTTAATATGGGGATGTTCTCACGCCCATCACTTGTTGCGCATGGCGTTCATTTGACGGATGAAGAAATTGAAATTTTAAGTGCTCACCAGGTAGGGGTATCTCATAATCCTGGTAGTAACCTGAAGCTTGCTAGCGGGATCGCTAGGGTACCTGAATTGCTCAAAGCAGGAGTTACTGTCTCACTAGGTACAGATGGTGCAGCCAGCAATAATAACCTCGACATGTTTGAGGAGATCCGTTTAGCCGCGTTGATTCATAAAGGGGTATCTGGTGATCCGACCGCGATTCCTGCTTTGGAAGCATTAAAGCTAGGTACAGAATATGGCGCTAAATCAGTTTTTCTTAACGATACGGGAAAATTGGTACAGGGAATGAAAGCTGATTTTATAGCTCTTAATACGGAGCAGGCTCATTTTCTACCAAGAACCGATTTCATTTCGCATGCAGTGTATTCAGCAGGGGCAAAAGATGTTGAGCACGTGTGGGTAAATGGACAGCAAGTCATTAAACATGGGGCAGCACTGACCATTGACGAAGAGAAAGTACGTTATGAAGCACAGGCAGCTTTTGAAGGGCTTTTGTCTCGTTAA
- a CDS encoding redox-sensing transcriptional repressor Rex, protein MKSEKISDAVVRRLPVYLRFLNQLSQREVPTVSSQELGQKLALNPAQIRKDLAYFGDFGRKGIGYDVSYLIEKIRQILNLDQPINVALVGAGNLGQALSNYNAYLKDNMKIVSIFDAFPSKIGTQINNITVQPIEELKETVKANNIRIGIITVPDTEAQRVADVLVEAGIEAILNFAPTILKVPPEIRIHGADFTTDLLSLAYYLEGKEHLSDES, encoded by the coding sequence ATGAAATCAGAAAAAATCTCAGATGCGGTAGTACGAAGACTACCCGTATATTTACGTTTTCTCAATCAATTAAGTCAGCGGGAAGTACCGACGGTTTCTTCACAGGAGCTTGGTCAGAAACTGGCTTTAAACCCTGCTCAAATTCGTAAGGATCTTGCCTATTTTGGAGATTTTGGTCGAAAAGGGATTGGTTATGATGTATCTTATCTAATCGAGAAAATACGTCAAATTTTGAATTTAGACCAGCCAATAAACGTAGCTTTGGTCGGAGCAGGTAACTTAGGGCAAGCGTTATCCAATTACAATGCATATTTGAAAGATAACATGAAAATTGTTAGTATTTTTGATGCATTCCCATCGAAAATAGGTACCCAAATTAATAATATTACCGTACAGCCGATTGAGGAATTAAAGGAGACGGTAAAGGCAAATAACATTCGCATCGGAATTATAACGGTTCCAGACACGGAAGCTCAGCGTGTAGCGGATGTGCTGGTTGAAGCTGGAATTGAGGCGATTTTGAATTTCGCTCCGACTATCCTTAAGGTTCCACCAGAAATTCGAATTCATGGTGCAGATTTTACAACCGATCTACTCAGCTTGGCTTACTATCTAGAAGGAAAGGAACATTTATCTGATGAGTCATAA